In the Pseudonocardia cypriaca genome, one interval contains:
- a CDS encoding iron-sulfur cluster assembly protein, giving the protein MTALAAAVWAALDTVHDPELDQPVTELQFVSSCTVSDDGVAAVRLRLPTFFCAPNFAWLMVADAHDAVAAVPGVTRVDIALDDHFTAVTINEGVAARAGFVSAFPGQAQAELDELRAVFLRKAALAGQDRIARPLVDAGRTPEDLAAMRLGDVPPSADLDRLRQRRAAVGLPHDGDAPLLLHPDGAPVTAEQVPLHLRRARLTRVGIEANGHTCRDLLAARYPEEVVSS; this is encoded by the coding sequence GTGACCGCACTCGCCGCCGCGGTGTGGGCGGCGCTGGACACGGTGCACGACCCCGAACTCGACCAGCCCGTCACCGAGCTGCAGTTCGTGTCGTCGTGCACCGTGTCCGACGACGGGGTCGCGGCCGTCCGGCTGCGCCTGCCCACGTTCTTCTGCGCACCCAACTTCGCGTGGCTGATGGTCGCCGACGCCCACGACGCGGTCGCCGCCGTCCCGGGCGTCACGCGGGTGGACATCGCCCTCGACGACCACTTCACCGCGGTCACCATCAACGAGGGCGTCGCCGCACGGGCCGGGTTCGTGTCCGCGTTCCCGGGGCAGGCCCAGGCCGAGCTGGACGAGCTGCGCGCGGTGTTCCTGCGCAAGGCCGCCCTGGCCGGTCAGGACCGGATCGCCCGCCCCCTCGTGGACGCCGGCCGCACCCCGGAGGACCTGGCGGCGATGCGGCTCGGCGACGTGCCGCCGTCGGCCGATCTCGACCGGCTCCGGCAACGCCGCGCCGCGGTCGGCCTGCCCCACGACGGCGACGCGCCGCTGCTGCTGCACCCGGACGGCGCCCCGGTCACCGCCGAGCAGGTGCCCCTGCACCTGCGCCGCGCCCGGCTCACCCGCGTCGGGATCGAGGCCAACGGCCACACCTGCCGAGACCTGCTCGCCGCCCGCTACCCGGAGGAGGTGGTCTCGTCGTGA
- a CDS encoding SDR family NAD(P)-dependent oxidoreductase, translated as MDPSLPALDGTVALVTGGSGGIGSGIALRFAAAGAAVVVHHNTGATRARAVVDEIVGAGGRAVAAQADVTDPAAATALVELAVARFGRLDSVVAAAGVQPVAELAGMTVAGWREVVDGNVTGAFATVQAAAAALRGRGGSITLVASVEGTRPARGHAHYAAAKAATIMLARAAALEYGCDGVRVNSVSPGLVARAGLREDWPDGVDRWERAAPLRRLGEREDVADACVFLASPMARWVTGHDLVVDGGMSAVPAW; from the coding sequence GTGGACCCATCGCTGCCCGCCCTCGACGGCACCGTCGCCCTGGTCACCGGCGGGAGCGGGGGGATCGGCTCCGGCATCGCGCTGCGGTTCGCGGCGGCCGGAGCCGCCGTCGTGGTGCACCACAACACCGGGGCAACACGGGCACGAGCGGTCGTCGACGAGATCGTCGGCGCGGGCGGGCGGGCGGTCGCCGCGCAGGCCGACGTCACCGATCCGGCGGCTGCCACCGCGCTCGTCGAGCTCGCCGTCGCGCGGTTCGGCCGCCTGGACTCCGTGGTGGCCGCGGCAGGCGTGCAGCCCGTCGCGGAGCTGGCCGGGATGACCGTGGCGGGCTGGCGGGAGGTCGTGGACGGCAACGTGACCGGCGCGTTCGCCACCGTGCAGGCCGCGGCGGCGGCGCTGCGCGGCCGGGGCGGCTCGATCACGCTGGTCGCGTCCGTCGAGGGCACCCGCCCGGCGCGCGGGCACGCCCACTACGCGGCCGCGAAGGCGGCGACGATCATGCTCGCCCGGGCCGCCGCCCTGGAGTACGGCTGCGACGGCGTGCGGGTCAACTCGGTCTCGCCCGGTCTCGTCGCGCGCGCGGGGCTGCGCGAGGACTGGCCGGACGGCGTCGACCGGTGGGAGCGAGCGGCGCCCCTGCGCCGGCTGGGCGAGCGGGAGGACGTCGCCGACGCGTGCGTGTTCCTCGCCTCGCCGATGGCCCGCTGGGTCACCGGGCATGATCTGGTCGTGGACGGCGGAATGTCGGCGGTGCCGGCGTGGTGA
- a CDS encoding NAD(P)-dependent alcohol dehydrogenase, which translates to MKAVRVHDYHTDPKIDDIAEPELQGPLDVIVKVGGAGVCRTDLHILEGQWAAAMSPQLPYVIGHENAGWVHAVGDGVTNVAVGDTVILHPQPSCGLCLACRRGNDMHCANAFFPGLSDNDGGMAEYLRTTARACVKLDPSTNPADVAALADAGITAYHAVRKAVPVLWPGTTAVVQGAGGLGHIGIQCLAALTATRIVVVDKNPAALELAKEIGADETVVADGSHVDAVRDLTGGEGATVVFDFVAEQGAENQAWAMTAPDGYQYVIGYGGQFSAPTLDFVAGEKNVIGNIVGTYTDLAELMVLAQAGKVTLHTKQYPLDAALDALHDLDAGRVRGRAILVP; encoded by the coding sequence ATGAAAGCCGTACGCGTGCACGACTACCACACCGACCCGAAGATCGACGACATCGCCGAGCCGGAGCTGCAGGGCCCCCTCGACGTGATCGTCAAGGTCGGTGGGGCCGGGGTGTGCCGCACCGACCTGCACATCCTGGAAGGCCAGTGGGCGGCGGCGATGAGCCCGCAGCTGCCGTACGTGATCGGGCACGAGAACGCCGGCTGGGTGCACGCCGTCGGGGACGGGGTCACCAACGTCGCCGTCGGCGACACGGTGATCCTGCACCCGCAACCCAGCTGCGGGCTGTGCCTGGCCTGCCGTCGGGGCAACGACATGCACTGCGCGAACGCGTTCTTCCCCGGGTTGTCGGACAACGACGGCGGGATGGCCGAGTACCTGCGCACCACCGCCCGGGCCTGCGTGAAGCTGGACCCGTCCACCAACCCGGCCGATGTGGCCGCCCTCGCCGATGCCGGGATCACGGCGTACCACGCGGTGCGAAAGGCCGTGCCCGTGCTGTGGCCCGGGACGACCGCGGTGGTGCAGGGGGCGGGCGGGCTCGGACACATCGGGATCCAGTGCCTCGCCGCGTTGACCGCGACCCGGATCGTGGTGGTCGACAAGAACCCGGCCGCCCTCGAGCTCGCCAAGGAGATCGGGGCGGACGAGACCGTGGTGGCCGACGGCTCCCACGTCGACGCCGTGCGGGACCTGACCGGTGGTGAGGGCGCCACGGTGGTGTTCGACTTCGTGGCCGAGCAGGGCGCGGAGAACCAGGCGTGGGCGATGACCGCGCCGGACGGCTACCAGTACGTGATTGGTTATGGCGGGCAGTTCTCCGCACCGACCCTGGATTTCGTGGCCGGGGAGAAGAACGTGATCGGCAACATCGTCGGCACCTACACCGATCTGGCCGAACTGATGGTGCTGGCCCAGGCCGGGAAGGTCACCCTCCACACGAAGCAGTACCCGCTCGATGCGGCGCTGGACGCGTTGCACGACCTCGACGCCGGCCGGGTCCGCGGCCGGGCCATTCTCGTCCCCTGA
- a CDS encoding metal-dependent transcriptional regulator, whose amino-acid sequence MTTTEASTPTLTPLDHVRRYALVELFLVRVLDMAPADARAEADALQHAVSARLLGRIDALLGRPERDLWDNPIPRPDGSP is encoded by the coding sequence GTGACCACGACCGAGGCGTCCACGCCGACGCTGACGCCGCTGGACCACGTGCGCCGGTACGCGCTCGTCGAGCTGTTCCTGGTGCGCGTGCTCGACATGGCGCCCGCCGACGCCCGGGCCGAGGCCGACGCCCTGCAGCACGCCGTCTCCGCGCGGCTGCTCGGCCGCATCGACGCGCTGCTGGGACGGCCGGAGCGCGACCTGTGGGACAACCCGATCCCGCGACCGGACGGATCGCCGTGA
- the groL gene encoding chaperonin GroEL (60 kDa chaperone family; promotes refolding of misfolded polypeptides especially under stressful conditions; forms two stacked rings of heptamers to form a barrel-shaped 14mer; ends can be capped by GroES; misfolded proteins enter the barrel where they are refolded when GroES binds), which yields MAKELRFGEEGRRLLQAGVDQLAEAVKSTLGPKGRNVILEKITGSPEVTNDGVTIAREIHLRDPFENMGAQLVKEAAVKTNDTVGDGTTTAIVLAQAIVRQGMKAIAAGGNPVLVKRGIDLAVRRIVEHLQRVTHPVSTEQDYARVASISANDDESIGSVVARALYTVGDDGVVTVEDVPQHGVSVGFVEDFEFDNGYVTPYMVTDPGRLEAIVDDPYLLFTAEKVKDVQQLMPVLDKIMRGERRPLVLVAETVEGTALQMLVHNHVNRTFQAVAIRAPGFGEKRIHLLEDMAALCGGKVHSRSSAFSMEHMTTEHLGRASQVRVTSENTTIIGGGGDREALELRLTQLRAELARATFGTDEDFLSERIARLSGKAAVIGVGAPTNAEAKEIRHRVDDSLQATRAAIAEGIVAGGGVALLHAEPALDDLDVGGDYRIGVEIVRQALTEPAHLIATNAGYDGDDVVKQLTVRGVDDGFDALEGRFGDLVELGVIDPLRVVRSALQNGASVAGLILTTNSLVAEEVTPWNKSLMTEFGPLDEGIPQPSPDSSTPQSLGLGPSIG from the coding sequence ATGGCGAAGGAACTGCGATTCGGAGAGGAGGGCCGGCGGCTGCTCCAGGCCGGGGTCGACCAGCTGGCCGAAGCCGTCAAGAGCACGCTCGGGCCCAAGGGCCGCAACGTCATCCTGGAGAAGATCACCGGATCGCCCGAGGTCACGAACGACGGCGTGACGATCGCGCGGGAGATCCACCTGCGCGACCCGTTCGAGAACATGGGCGCGCAGCTGGTGAAGGAAGCGGCGGTCAAGACCAACGACACCGTCGGCGACGGCACCACCACGGCGATCGTGCTCGCCCAGGCGATCGTCCGGCAGGGCATGAAGGCGATCGCGGCGGGCGGCAACCCGGTTCTGGTCAAGCGTGGCATCGACCTCGCGGTGCGGCGCATCGTGGAGCACCTGCAGCGGGTGACCCACCCGGTGTCCACCGAGCAGGACTACGCCCGCGTGGCGTCGATCTCCGCCAACGACGACGAGTCGATCGGCAGCGTCGTCGCGCGGGCCCTGTACACCGTCGGTGACGACGGCGTCGTCACGGTGGAGGACGTCCCGCAGCACGGGGTGAGCGTGGGGTTCGTCGAGGACTTCGAGTTCGACAACGGCTACGTCACGCCGTACATGGTGACCGACCCGGGCCGGCTCGAGGCGATCGTCGACGACCCGTACCTGCTGTTCACGGCAGAGAAGGTCAAGGACGTCCAGCAGCTGATGCCGGTGCTCGACAAGATCATGCGCGGCGAGCGGCGCCCGCTCGTGCTCGTGGCCGAGACGGTCGAGGGCACGGCCCTGCAGATGCTCGTGCACAACCACGTCAACCGCACGTTCCAGGCGGTGGCGATCAGGGCGCCCGGCTTCGGAGAGAAGCGCATCCACCTGCTGGAGGACATGGCGGCGCTGTGCGGCGGCAAGGTGCACAGCCGCAGTTCCGCGTTCTCGATGGAGCACATGACAACCGAGCACCTCGGGCGGGCCTCGCAGGTGCGCGTCACCAGCGAGAACACCACGATCATCGGCGGCGGCGGGGACCGGGAGGCCCTCGAACTACGGCTCACGCAGCTGCGGGCCGAGCTCGCCCGCGCCACGTTCGGCACCGACGAGGACTTCCTCTCCGAGCGCATCGCGCGGCTCTCGGGCAAGGCCGCGGTGATCGGCGTGGGTGCGCCCACCAACGCGGAGGCCAAGGAGATCCGCCACCGCGTCGACGACTCCCTGCAGGCCACACGCGCGGCCATCGCAGAGGGCATCGTCGCGGGCGGCGGCGTCGCGCTGCTGCACGCCGAGCCCGCGCTCGACGACCTGGACGTCGGCGGCGACTACCGGATCGGCGTCGAGATCGTCCGGCAGGCGCTCACCGAGCCGGCGCACCTCATCGCCACGAACGCGGGCTACGACGGCGACGACGTCGTCAAGCAGCTCACCGTTCGGGGAGTTGACGACGGGTTCGACGCGTTGGAGGGTCGGTTCGGCGACCTGGTCGAGCTCGGTGTGATCGACCCGCTGCGGGTGGTGCGGTCCGCGCTGCAGAACGGCGCATCGGTGGCAGGCCTGATCCTCACCACGAACTCGCTGGTGGCCGAGGAGGTCACGCCGTGGAACAAGTCGCTCATGACCGAGTTCGGGCCGCTCGACGAGGGCATCCCGCAGCCGTCGCCGGATTCGAGCACCCCGCAGTCCCTCGGCCTAGGCCCGTCGATCGGTTGA
- a CDS encoding Tm-1-like ATP-binding domain-containing protein, with protein sequence MALAYVIGTFDTKGAELGYAAERLRAAGAGVVTVDVSTQGRDGPADVPPDEVAAHHPDGVAGVFTGDRGSAVAAMAVALERFLLSRSDVGGVLGLGGSGGTALVTPAMRALPVGVGKIMVSTVASGNVAPYVDASDVAMWYSVTDVAGLNRISRRVIGNAAHALAGIVTHEIPAAEDRPAVGLTMFGVTTACVTAVTERLGGTVDPLVFHATGTGGRAMEKLVDDGLVGSVLDITTTEVCDLLVGGVFPATDDRLGAIARTGVPYVGSCGALDMVNFGARSTVPAQFADRTFYEHNPQVTLMRTTPEECVEFARFIARGLNACEGPVRFLLPAGGVSALDAPGQAFWDPEADEALFATLEAEVRQTERRRVERLPHHINDPEFADALVDAWREVQK encoded by the coding sequence ATGGCCCTCGCCTACGTCATCGGCACGTTCGACACGAAGGGTGCGGAGCTGGGCTACGCCGCCGAGCGCCTGCGGGCGGCGGGCGCGGGGGTCGTCACGGTCGACGTGTCCACCCAGGGGCGGGACGGGCCGGCCGACGTCCCGCCGGACGAGGTGGCGGCACACCATCCCGACGGCGTGGCCGGTGTCTTCACCGGCGACCGCGGCAGCGCCGTCGCCGCGATGGCGGTGGCCCTCGAGCGGTTCCTGCTGAGCCGGTCGGACGTCGGCGGCGTGCTCGGGCTGGGCGGCTCGGGCGGCACCGCGCTGGTCACGCCCGCGATGCGGGCGCTACCGGTCGGGGTCGGGAAGATCATGGTCTCGACGGTGGCGTCCGGGAACGTCGCGCCCTACGTCGACGCCTCCGACGTCGCCATGTGGTACTCCGTCACCGACGTCGCAGGCCTCAACCGCATCTCGCGGCGAGTGATCGGCAACGCCGCCCACGCGCTCGCGGGCATCGTCACGCACGAGATCCCGGCCGCTGAGGACCGGCCCGCGGTGGGGCTGACGATGTTCGGGGTCACCACGGCGTGCGTCACCGCGGTCACCGAGCGGCTCGGTGGCACCGTCGACCCGCTGGTCTTCCACGCCACCGGCACCGGCGGTCGCGCCATGGAGAAACTGGTCGACGACGGCCTGGTCGGCTCGGTACTGGACATCACCACCACCGAGGTCTGCGACCTGCTCGTCGGCGGGGTCTTCCCGGCCACGGACGACCGGCTCGGCGCGATCGCGCGCACCGGCGTGCCGTACGTCGGGTCGTGCGGCGCGCTGGACATGGTCAATTTCGGCGCGCGTTCGACGGTGCCGGCGCAGTTCGCCGATCGCACGTTCTACGAGCACAACCCGCAGGTCACGCTGATGCGCACCACTCCGGAGGAGTGCGTGGAGTTCGCCCGTTTCATCGCGCGGGGGCTCAACGCGTGCGAGGGGCCGGTGCGCTTCCTGCTGCCGGCAGGCGGGGTGTCCGCGCTGGACGCGCCGGGGCAGGCGTTCTGGGACCCGGAGGCGGACGAGGCGCTCTTCGCCACCCTCGAGGCAGAGGTGCGCCAGACCGAGCGGCGGCGCGTCGAGCGCCTGCCGCACCACATCAACGACCCCGAGTTCGCCGACGCGTTGGTGGACGCGTGGCGGGAGGTGCAGAAGTGA
- a CDS encoding NAD-dependent epimerase/dehydratase family protein translates to MILVTGGLGSIGSHTARALLDLGESVVLTAHRSTRLPEFLAEEPAGRVVVEPLDTTDEAAFLDIGKRHEITGIVHLAAARYDLPDPVEYLRADALGLLNALKAATVWGVRRFSVASSIAVYLGVDQVPLQEDAPLPVVAAHQIPVFKKTAELFASLAGDSGGFDTVSLRIGTIWGPLGVPDNPFTPVPRLVSAAAWGEDPDLTPPRPAAYAEDGTDLCYVKDCGRAIALLMSAERLNHRVYNVSSGRLVRYREVVDAVNAAVPGANIALPEGRNPDRPPDTYLDITRLRADTGFEPEYDVERAVPDYVDWLRAHEI, encoded by the coding sequence GTGATACTCGTTACCGGCGGCCTGGGTTCGATCGGGTCGCACACCGCACGGGCACTGCTCGACCTGGGCGAGTCGGTGGTGCTGACCGCGCACCGGTCCACCCGGCTGCCCGAGTTCCTCGCCGAGGAGCCCGCCGGCCGGGTCGTGGTCGAGCCGCTGGACACCACGGACGAGGCGGCCTTCCTCGACATCGGCAAGCGGCACGAGATCACCGGCATCGTGCACCTCGCGGCGGCCCGCTACGACCTGCCCGACCCGGTCGAGTACCTGCGCGCCGACGCGCTCGGCCTGCTCAACGCGCTGAAGGCGGCCACCGTGTGGGGTGTGCGGCGGTTCTCCGTCGCCAGCTCCATCGCGGTGTACCTGGGGGTGGACCAGGTCCCGTTGCAGGAGGACGCCCCGCTGCCGGTGGTGGCGGCGCACCAGATCCCGGTGTTCAAGAAGACCGCTGAGCTGTTCGCATCGCTGGCGGGCGACAGCGGCGGGTTCGACACCGTCAGCCTGCGGATCGGCACCATCTGGGGTCCCCTGGGCGTGCCGGACAACCCGTTCACCCCCGTTCCCCGCCTGGTCAGCGCCGCGGCGTGGGGCGAGGACCCCGATCTCACGCCGCCCCGTCCCGCCGCGTACGCCGAGGACGGCACGGACCTGTGCTACGTCAAGGACTGCGGCCGGGCCATCGCGCTGCTCATGTCCGCGGAACGGCTGAACCACCGCGTCTACAACGTCTCCAGCGGACGGCTGGTGCGCTACCGCGAGGTCGTCGACGCGGTCAACGCAGCTGTTCCGGGCGCGAACATCGCCCTTCCCGAAGGGCGCAACCCCGACCGGCCGCCGGACACCTACCTCGACATCACCCGGCTCCGGGCCGACACCGGGTTCGAGCCCGAGTACGACGTCGAGCGCGCCGTCCCGGACTACGTCGACTGGCTGCGGGCGCACGAGATCTAG
- a CDS encoding phosphoenolpyruvate hydrolase family protein — MRFARAELVEKFQDMARRGEPIVGGGAGTGLSAKCEEAGGIDLIVIYNSGRYRMAGRGSLAGLLAYGNANEIVVEMAAEVLPVVRHTPVLAGVNGTDPFMIIDRFLRELADLGFAGIQNFPTVGLIDGVFRANLEETGMGYGLEVDLVAAAREADLLTTPYVFSADDARAMTRAGADIIVCHMGLTTGGSIGAETAKSLDDCVTLIDEWAAAAREVRDDVLVLCHGGPIAMPDDAAHVLERTKNCHGFYGASSMERLPTEKALTEQTRAFKTRLTK; from the coding sequence GTGAGGTTCGCTCGCGCGGAGCTCGTCGAGAAGTTCCAGGACATGGCCCGGCGCGGTGAGCCGATCGTCGGCGGCGGCGCGGGCACCGGGCTCTCGGCCAAGTGCGAGGAGGCCGGCGGCATCGACCTCATCGTCATCTACAACTCGGGTCGCTACCGGATGGCCGGCCGCGGCTCGCTCGCCGGTCTGCTCGCCTACGGCAACGCGAACGAGATCGTGGTGGAGATGGCCGCCGAGGTGCTGCCGGTCGTCCGGCACACCCCGGTGCTGGCCGGCGTCAACGGCACCGACCCGTTCATGATCATCGACCGGTTCCTGCGCGAGCTCGCCGACCTGGGTTTCGCCGGCATCCAGAACTTCCCGACCGTCGGCCTGATCGACGGGGTGTTCCGGGCCAACCTGGAGGAGACCGGCATGGGCTACGGCCTGGAGGTCGACCTCGTCGCGGCCGCCCGCGAGGCCGACCTGCTGACCACTCCGTACGTCTTCTCCGCCGACGACGCCCGCGCGATGACCCGCGCGGGCGCCGACATCATCGTCTGCCACATGGGCCTCACCACCGGCGGCTCGATCGGCGCGGAGACGGCGAAGTCGCTCGACGACTGCGTCACGCTGATCGACGAGTGGGCCGCCGCCGCTCGTGAGGTCCGCGACGACGTGCTGGTGCTCTGCCACGGCGGCCCGATCGCGATGCCGGACGACGCGGCGCACGTGCTGGAGCGCACGAAGAACTGCCACGGCTTCTACGGGGCCTCCTCGATGGAACGGCTGCCCACCGAGAAGGCGCTGACCGAACAGACCCGCGCGTTCAAGACCCGTCTCACCAAGTAG
- a CDS encoding amidohydrolase family protein: protein MYEKDGEKYFIVDSHCHFWDASRENWKPGAEQYAKGWIDCFYGYHQLGPPETHWDYEHYLKVTPEDFERDMFIEGHVDYAIFQSTYLKEWYTNGFNTAERNAELLDRFGDRLIVNGRFDPRDGDAGMKELEADAEKYGLKGVKLYTAEWNQGSRGYKLTDPEAYRFLARAQELGIKNIHVHKGPTIWPLDKDAFDVADVDHAATDFPELNFVVEHVGLPRIEDFCFMAVQEPNVYAGLSVVIGGLMHARPKFFAKVMGELLFWVGEDKMTFGGDYNIWVPKWQVEGFVDWQMPDDDAFTDYPKLTTATKKKILGLNAAKLYDIPVPPECQLETSAGTQDKPAEQLLTEAAAAGTP from the coding sequence ATGTACGAGAAGGACGGCGAGAAGTACTTCATCGTCGATTCACACTGCCATTTCTGGGACGCGAGCCGGGAGAACTGGAAGCCGGGCGCCGAGCAGTACGCGAAGGGCTGGATCGACTGCTTCTACGGCTACCACCAGCTCGGTCCACCCGAGACCCACTGGGACTACGAGCACTACCTCAAGGTCACGCCCGAGGACTTCGAGCGCGACATGTTCATCGAGGGCCACGTCGACTACGCGATCTTCCAGTCGACCTACCTCAAGGAGTGGTACACCAACGGCTTCAACACCGCCGAGCGGAACGCGGAGCTGCTCGACCGCTTCGGTGACCGCCTCATCGTCAACGGGCGCTTCGACCCGCGCGACGGCGACGCCGGGATGAAGGAGCTGGAGGCGGACGCCGAGAAGTACGGCCTGAAAGGCGTCAAGCTCTACACCGCCGAATGGAACCAGGGGTCGCGCGGCTACAAGCTGACCGACCCGGAGGCATACCGGTTCCTCGCCCGCGCGCAGGAGCTCGGCATCAAGAACATCCACGTCCACAAGGGCCCGACGATCTGGCCGCTGGACAAGGACGCGTTCGACGTGGCCGACGTCGACCACGCCGCCACCGACTTCCCGGAGCTGAACTTCGTCGTCGAGCACGTCGGGCTGCCCCGCATCGAGGACTTCTGCTTCATGGCCGTGCAGGAGCCCAACGTCTACGCGGGCCTGTCCGTCGTGATCGGTGGCCTGATGCACGCCCGGCCGAAGTTCTTCGCCAAGGTCATGGGCGAGCTGCTGTTCTGGGTCGGCGAGGACAAGATGACCTTCGGCGGCGACTACAACATCTGGGTGCCCAAGTGGCAGGTCGAGGGCTTCGTCGACTGGCAGATGCCCGACGACGACGCGTTCACCGACTACCCAAAGCTCACCACCGCCACTAAGAAGAAGATCCTGGGGTTGAACGCGGCGAAGCTCTACGACATCCCGGTCCCGCCCGAGTGCCAGCTGGAGACATCGGCCGGCACGCAGGACAAGCCGGCGGAGCAGCTGCTCACCGAGGCCGCGGCGGCCGGCACCCCGTGA
- a CDS encoding SRPBCC family protein, with product MPRAYASGVVPASADAVWSHIRDFDSLPKWHPAITASELTSGTGAEVGAVRKLTLGDGGIVVERLLVLDDPDRSLTYEFLENPFGARRYVATLRVAPVTATGEAFVEWWAEFDADAADEKRLTDFFADGVYGGGIGALREHFAAAG from the coding sequence ATGCCCCGTGCGTATGCCAGTGGTGTCGTCCCCGCCTCCGCGGACGCGGTCTGGTCGCACATCCGCGACTTCGACAGCCTGCCCAAGTGGCATCCGGCGATCACCGCGAGCGAGCTGACCTCCGGGACCGGCGCGGAGGTCGGCGCGGTGCGGAAGCTGACGCTCGGCGACGGTGGCATCGTCGTCGAGCGGCTGCTGGTCCTGGACGACCCGGACCGCAGCCTCACCTACGAGTTCCTGGAGAACCCGTTCGGCGCCCGCCGCTACGTCGCGACGCTGCGGGTGGCTCCGGTGACGGCCACCGGGGAGGCGTTCGTCGAGTGGTGGGCGGAGTTCGACGCGGACGCGGCCGACGAGAAGCGGCTGACCGACTTCTTCGCGGACGGGGTGTACGGCGGCGGCATCGGGGCTCTGCGGGAGCATTTCGCCGCGGCGGGCTGA
- a CDS encoding cupin domain-containing protein has translation MVSEGERVAEILGLEPLPGEGGLFRRTHIDAHSSAIYFLLIAPDFSAMHRLTNTETYHWYAGSPLRMLLLGGAADVSEPVLGPDLAAGERPQIVVPAGTWQGSSSAGGWSLVGTTTAPPFDWDGFELGERAALVAGYPEAAHRITALTR, from the coding sequence GTGGTGAGCGAGGGCGAGCGGGTGGCGGAGATCCTCGGGCTCGAGCCGCTGCCGGGCGAGGGCGGCCTGTTCCGCCGCACGCACATCGACGCGCACTCGTCGGCGATCTACTTCCTGCTGATCGCGCCGGACTTCTCGGCGATGCACCGGCTCACGAACACCGAGACCTACCACTGGTACGCGGGCTCCCCGCTGCGCATGCTGCTTCTCGGCGGGGCCGCGGACGTGTCCGAGCCGGTGCTCGGCCCGGACCTCGCGGCTGGGGAACGGCCTCAGATCGTGGTGCCCGCCGGCACCTGGCAGGGGTCCAGCTCCGCGGGCGGCTGGTCGCTCGTCGGCACGACGACGGCCCCGCCCTTCGACTGGGACGGGTTCGAGCTGGGTGAGCGGGCCGCGCTCGTCGCCGGCTACCCGGAGGCCGCCCACCGGATCACCGCACTCACGCGCTGA
- a CDS encoding PhzF family phenazine biosynthesis protein, with the protein MTSRPFAQVDVFSAVPYRGNPVAVVLDADGLTTEQMQRVANWTNLSETTFVLPPTDPAADYRVRIFTPGEELPFAGHPTIGTCHAWLARNPQHTGETVVQECAAGLITLRRTGDRLAFAAPPLMRDEPVDEELQERIARILGVERAGIVDARWIDNGPGWVGVLLDDAKTVLAVEPNAEDLKLGIAGPHSEGSPEAVEVRAFFPADRSSVEDPVTGSLNAGLAIWLLRTGRLRAPYVASQGTALGRAGRVYIDQDADGTVWVGGDAVACVRGEIEV; encoded by the coding sequence ATGACAAGCCGTCCGTTCGCCCAGGTCGACGTCTTCTCCGCCGTCCCGTACCGGGGCAACCCGGTCGCGGTCGTGCTCGACGCCGACGGTCTCACCACCGAGCAGATGCAGCGGGTGGCGAACTGGACGAACCTCTCGGAGACGACGTTCGTCCTCCCGCCGACCGACCCGGCCGCCGACTACCGCGTCCGCATCTTCACCCCGGGGGAGGAGCTCCCGTTCGCCGGCCACCCCACGATCGGCACCTGCCACGCGTGGCTCGCCCGGAACCCGCAGCACACCGGTGAGACGGTCGTGCAGGAGTGCGCGGCGGGGCTGATCACGTTGCGGCGCACCGGGGACCGGCTCGCTTTCGCGGCCCCGCCGCTGATGCGCGACGAGCCCGTCGACGAGGAGCTGCAGGAGCGCATCGCGCGCATCCTGGGCGTCGAGCGGGCCGGCATCGTGGACGCTCGGTGGATCGACAACGGCCCCGGCTGGGTGGGCGTCCTCCTCGACGACGCGAAGACGGTGCTCGCGGTCGAGCCGAACGCCGAGGACCTCAAGCTCGGGATCGCAGGCCCCCACTCGGAGGGTTCGCCGGAGGCGGTCGAGGTCAGGGCGTTCTTCCCGGCGGATCGCAGCAGCGTGGAGGACCCGGTGACCGGCAGCCTCAACGCGGGCCTCGCGATCTGGCTGCTGCGCACCGGCCGTCTCCGGGCGCCGTACGTCGCGTCCCAGGGCACGGCGCTGGGCCGGGCGGGCCGGGTGTACATCGACCAGGACGCCGACGGCACGGTCTGGGTGGGCGGCGACGCGGTGGCGTGCGTGCGGGGTGAGATCGAGGTCTGA